One segment of Pan paniscus chromosome 20, NHGRI_mPanPan1-v2.0_pri, whole genome shotgun sequence DNA contains the following:
- the QPCTL gene encoding glutaminyl-peptide cyclotransferase-like protein, with translation MRSGGRGRPRLRLGERGLMEPLLPPKRRLLPRVRLLPLLLALAVGSAFYTIWSGWHRRTEELPLGRELRVPLIGSLPEARLRRVVGQLDPQRLWSTYLRPLLVVRTPGSPGNLQVRKFLEATLRSLTAGWHVELDPFTASTPLGPVDFGNVVATLDPRAARHLTLACHYDSKLFPPGSTPFVGATDSAVPCALLLELAQALDLELSRAKKQAAPVTLQLLFLDGEEALKEWGPKDSLYGSRHLAQLMESIPHSPGPTRIQAIELFMLLDLLGAPNPTFYSHFPRTVRWFHRLRSIEKRLHRLNLLQSHSQEVMYFQPGEPFGSVEDDHIPFLRRGVPVLHLISTPFPAVWHTPADTEANLHPPTVHNLCRILAVFLAEYLGL, from the exons ATGCGTTCCGGGGGCCGCGGGCGGCCCCGCCTGCGGCTGGGGGAACGTGGCCTCATGGAACCACTCTTGCCGCCGAAGCGCCGCCTGCTACCGCGGGTTCGGCTCTTGCCTCTGTTGCTGGCGCTGGCCGTGGGCTCGGCGTTCTACACCATTTGGAGCGGCTGGCACCGCAGGACTGAGGAGCTGCCGCTGGGCCGGGAGCTGCGG GTCCCGTTGATCGGAAGCCTCCCCGAAGCCCGGCTGCGGAGGGTGGTGGGACAACTGGATCCACAGCGTCTCTGGAGCACTTATCTGCGCCCCCTGCTGGTAGTGCGAACCCCGGGCAGCCCGGGAAATCTCCAAGTCAGAAAG TTCCTGGAGGCCACGCTGCGGTCCCTGACAGCAGGTTGGCACGTGGAGCTGGATCCCTTCACAGCCTCAACACCCCTGGGGCCAGTGGACTTTGGCAATGTGGTGGCCACACTGGACCCGAGGGCTGCCCGTCACCTCACCCTTGCCTGCCATTATGACTCGAAGCTCTTCCCACCCGGATCGACCCCCTTTGTAGGGGCCACGGATTCGGCTGTGCCCTGTGCCCTGCTGCTGGAGCTGGCCCAAGCACTTGACCTGGAGCTGAGCAGGGCCAAAAAACAG GCAGCCCCGGTGACCCTGCAACTGCTCTTCTTGGATGGTGAAGAGGCGCTGAAGGAGTGGGGACCCAAGGACTCCCTTTACGGTTCCCGGCACCTGGCCCAGCTCATGGAGTCTATACCTCACAGCCCCGGCCCCACCAGGATCCAGGCTATT GAGCTCTTTATGCTTCTTGATCTCCTGGGAGCCCCCAATCCCACCTTCTACAGCCACTTCCCTCGCACGGTCCGCTGGTTCCATCGGCTGAGGAGCATTG AGAAGCGTCTGCACCGTTTGAACCTGCTGCAGTCTCATTCCCAGGAAGTGATGTACTTCCAACCCGGGGAGCCCTTTGGCTCTGTGGAAGATGACCACATCCCCTTCCTCCGCAGAG GGGTCCCCGTGCTCCATCTCATCTCCACGCCCTTCCCTGCTGTCTGGCACACCCCTGCGGACACCGAGGCCAATCTCCACCCACCCACGGTACACAACTTGTGCCGCATTCTCGCTGTGTTCCTGGCTGAATACCTGGGGCTCTAG
- the SNRPD2 gene encoding small nuclear ribonucleoprotein Sm D2 isoform X2 yields the protein MTPEELQKREEEEFNTGPLSVLTQSVKNNTQVLINCRNNKKLLGRVKAFDRHCNMVLENVKEMWTEVPKSGKGKKKSKPVNKDRYISKMFLRGDSVIVVLRNPLIAGK from the exons ATGACCCCAGAGGAGCTGCAGAAACGAGAGGAGGAGGAATTTAACACCGGTCCACTCTCTGTGCTCACACAGTCAGTCAAGAACAATACCCAAGTGCTCATCAACTGCCGCAACAATAAGAAACTCCTGGGCCGCGTGAAGGCCTTCGATAG GCACTGCAACATGGTGCTGGAGAACGTGAAGGAGATGTGGACTGAGGTACCCAAGAGCGGCAAGGGCAAGAAGAAGTCCAAGCCAGTCAACAAAGACCGCTACATCTCCAAGATGTTCCTGCGCGGGGACTCGGTCATCGTGGTCCTGCGGAACCCGCTCATCGCCGGCAAGTAG
- the SNRPD2 gene encoding small nuclear ribonucleoprotein Sm D2 isoform X1, with the protein MSLLNKPKSEMTPEELQKREEEEFNTGPLSVLTQSVKNNTQVLINCRNNKKLLGRVKAFDRHCNMVLENVKEMWTEVPKSGKGKKKSKPVNKDRYISKMFLRGDSVIVVLRNPLIAGK; encoded by the exons AT GAGCCTCCTCAACAAGCCCAAGAGTGAGATGACCCCAGAGGAGCTGCAGAAACGAGAGGAGGAGGAATTTAACACCGGTCCACTCTCTGTGCTCACACAGTCAGTCAAGAACAATACCCAAGTGCTCATCAACTGCCGCAACAATAAGAAACTCCTGGGCCGCGTGAAGGCCTTCGATAG GCACTGCAACATGGTGCTGGAGAACGTGAAGGAGATGTGGACTGAGGTACCCAAGAGCGGCAAGGGCAAGAAGAAGTCCAAGCCAGTCAACAAAGACCGCTACATCTCCAAGATGTTCCTGCGCGGGGACTCGGTCATCGTGGTCCTGCGGAACCCGCTCATCGCCGGCAAGTAG